The Streptomyces tendae genome has a window encoding:
- a CDS encoding CCA tRNA nucleotidyltransferase, translating into MPNANEATSALSQVQDRAVSELLRVAPVADDLARRFQEAGFSLALVGGSVRDALLGRLGNDLDFTTDARPQDVLKIMRPWADAVWDVGIAFGTVGAQKEARVGDTDRSFQIEVTTYRSEAYDRTSRKPEVSYGDSIEEDLVRRDFTVNAMAVALPEKRFIDPHGGLQDLAEQVLRTPGTPEESFSDDPLRMMRAARFAAQLDFEVAPEVVTAMKEMAGRIEIVSAERIRDELNKLILSEHPRKGLTLLVDTGIAEYVLPELPALHLERDEHHRHKDVYEHTLIVLEQAMALEEEGPDLTLRLAALLHDIGKPRTRRFEKDGRVSFHHHEVVGAKMTKKRMTALKYSNELVKDVSQLVELHLRFHGYGTGEWTDSAVRRYVRDAGPLLSRLHKLTRSDCTTRNRRKAAALSRAYDGLEARIAQLQEQEELDAIRPDLDGNQIMEILEIKPGPAVGQAYKHLLELRLENGPMGHETAVAALKEWWAEQQG; encoded by the coding sequence GTGCCGAACGCCAACGAAGCAACCAGTGCCCTGAGCCAGGTGCAGGACCGCGCCGTGAGTGAACTGCTGCGGGTCGCCCCTGTCGCCGACGACCTAGCCCGCCGTTTCCAGGAGGCGGGGTTCTCACTCGCCCTGGTCGGCGGCTCGGTGCGGGACGCACTGCTCGGCCGCCTCGGCAACGACCTGGACTTCACGACCGACGCCCGCCCGCAGGACGTCCTGAAGATCATGCGTCCCTGGGCGGACGCCGTCTGGGACGTCGGGATCGCCTTCGGGACGGTCGGAGCGCAGAAGGAGGCGCGCGTCGGGGACACCGACCGGAGCTTCCAGATCGAGGTGACCACCTATCGCTCCGAGGCGTACGACCGCACCTCCCGCAAGCCCGAGGTCTCCTACGGCGACTCCATCGAGGAAGATCTCGTGCGCCGTGACTTCACGGTGAACGCGATGGCCGTCGCCCTCCCGGAAAAGCGGTTCATCGATCCGCACGGGGGCCTCCAGGACCTCGCGGAGCAGGTGCTGCGCACGCCGGGGACGCCTGAGGAGTCCTTCTCGGACGACCCGCTGCGGATGATGCGGGCCGCGCGATTCGCCGCCCAGCTCGACTTCGAGGTGGCCCCCGAGGTCGTCACGGCGATGAAGGAGATGGCCGGGCGCATTGAGATCGTCTCCGCCGAGCGTATCCGGGACGAGCTGAACAAGCTGATCCTCTCCGAGCACCCCCGCAAGGGCCTCACCCTGCTTGTGGACACCGGGATCGCCGAGTACGTGCTGCCCGAACTCCCGGCCCTGCATCTGGAGCGGGACGAGCACCACCGGCACAAGGACGTCTACGAGCACACGCTGATCGTTCTGGAGCAGGCGATGGCCCTGGAGGAGGAAGGTCCCGACCTGACCCTCCGGCTGGCCGCCCTGCTGCACGACATCGGCAAGCCCCGTACCCGCCGCTTCGAGAAGGACGGCCGTGTCTCGTTCCATCACCACGAGGTGGTCGGGGCGAAGATGACCAAGAAGCGCATGACCGCGCTCAAGTACTCCAACGAACTGGTGAAGGACGTCTCCCAGCTCGTCGAGCTGCATCTGCGGTTCCACGGGTACGGCACGGGAGAGTGGACGGACTCCGCCGTCCGCCGCTACGTCCGTGACGCGGGGCCGCTGCTGAGCCGCCTCCACAAGCTGACCCGGTCGGACTGCACCACGCGGAACCGTCGCAAGGCCGCCGCTCTCTCCCGTGCGTACGACGGCCTGGAGGCGCGCATCGCCCAGCTCCAGGAGCAGGAGGAGCTGGACGCCATCCGCCCGGACCTCGACGGCAACCAGATCATGGAGATCCTGGAGATCAAGCCGGGGCCGGCGGTCGGGCAGGCCTACAAGCACCTGTTGGAGCTCCGGCTGGAGAACGGTCCTATGGGCCACGAAACGGCGGTCGCGGCACTCAAGGAGTGGTGGGCCGAGCAGCAGGGATGA
- a CDS encoding MFS transporter, which translates to MAVVRDLRVLLRFQGFRRLLAVRLLSQGADGVFQVALAAYVVFSPERQTSAAAIASAMAILLLPYSVVGPFAGVLLDRWRRRQVFVHGNLLRALMASVTAVLILARVPDWLLFVAALCVTGVNRFVLAGLSAALPRVVDGERLVIANSLSPTAGTLAATAGGGLAFVVRLVVADSDAAVVLVGAALYLCAALAALRIAKEALGPDRALVHPRLSAALSGTAGSLAAGVRHLAAPQRRDAAWALTGMFLMRFCYGAMLVMLLMLCRYHLTSTTDEGLALLGLALGVSGAGFFAAAVLTPWAAGRLGPGRWIVTCAAAAAVLEPAFGLPFASGPLLAGAFVLGVTTQGAKIATDSIVQASVDDEFRGRIFSVYDVLFNVAFVGAAAVAALMLPPDGRSVPLVVTIAVIYGAVAVTMARFERQ; encoded by the coding sequence ATGGCCGTCGTCCGTGACCTGCGCGTACTGCTGCGCTTCCAAGGCTTCCGACGCCTGCTGGCCGTCCGGCTGCTCTCCCAGGGCGCCGACGGCGTCTTCCAGGTCGCGCTCGCCGCCTACGTCGTCTTCTCACCGGAGCGGCAGACCTCGGCCGCGGCGATCGCCTCCGCGATGGCCATCCTGCTCCTGCCGTACTCCGTGGTCGGCCCCTTCGCAGGCGTCCTGCTGGACCGCTGGCGGCGCCGTCAGGTCTTCGTCCACGGCAATCTGCTGCGTGCCTTGATGGCCTCGGTGACCGCTGTCCTCATCCTCGCCCGGGTGCCCGACTGGCTCCTGTTCGTGGCCGCGCTGTGCGTCACCGGCGTCAACCGGTTCGTCCTCGCCGGGCTGTCCGCCGCGCTGCCCCGTGTGGTGGACGGCGAGCGGCTCGTCATCGCCAACTCCCTCTCGCCGACGGCCGGGACGCTCGCCGCCACAGCGGGCGGCGGTCTGGCCTTCGTCGTCCGGCTGGTCGTCGCCGACTCCGACGCCGCCGTGGTGCTGGTGGGTGCCGCGCTGTACCTGTGCGCGGCGCTGGCGGCCTTGCGCATCGCCAAAGAAGCCCTCGGACCGGACCGTGCCCTGGTGCACCCCCGGCTGTCCGCGGCTCTCTCCGGCACCGCCGGCAGTCTGGCCGCCGGCGTGCGTCACCTGGCGGCCCCTCAACGCAGGGACGCCGCCTGGGCGCTCACGGGGATGTTCCTCATGCGATTCTGCTACGGCGCGATGCTCGTGATGCTGCTGATGCTCTGCCGGTACCACCTGACGTCGACCACGGACGAGGGACTCGCGCTGCTGGGGCTGGCGTTGGGCGTGTCCGGCGCCGGCTTCTTCGCCGCGGCCGTGCTGACGCCGTGGGCCGCGGGGCGGCTGGGCCCGGGCCGCTGGATCGTGACGTGTGCCGCGGCGGCGGCCGTGCTGGAGCCGGCGTTCGGTCTGCCCTTCGCCTCCGGGCCTCTGCTGGCAGGGGCGTTCGTGCTCGGCGTGACGACCCAGGGCGCGAAGATCGCCACGGACAGCATCGTCCAGGCCTCCGTGGACGACGAGTTCCGCGGCCGGATCTTCTCGGTGTACGACGTGCTGTTCAACGTGGCCTTCGTCGGCGCGGCTGCCGTGGCCGCCCTGATGCTCCCTCCGGACGGCCGCTCGGTCCCACTGGTGGTAACAATCGCCGTTATCTACGGGGCGGTTGCGGTAACTATGGCCCGGTTTGAGCGCCAGTAA
- a CDS encoding LppU/SCO3897 family protein: protein MTTPPPQGNPFAQGQQQPYGQPQGQAPFPQQAGQPGFPPPGAPVPPQQPQGRKISFKTIKNIVIVLIVAGVAIGGWIASRDDASAAAVGDCMHRGSTDDNDPDLEVVDCGDTKAQYKVLAKIEGNFSGITAQSKCEAEAKDFEYVYTETNGSKSFLLCLKDK from the coding sequence GTGACCACTCCGCCGCCCCAGGGCAACCCGTTCGCACAGGGCCAGCAGCAGCCCTACGGCCAGCCCCAGGGCCAGGCCCCCTTCCCGCAGCAGGCCGGCCAGCCTGGCTTCCCCCCGCCCGGGGCGCCGGTGCCGCCGCAGCAGCCGCAGGGTCGCAAGATCAGCTTCAAGACGATCAAGAACATCGTCATCGTCCTGATCGTCGCCGGTGTAGCCATCGGTGGGTGGATCGCGAGCCGTGACGACGCCAGCGCGGCCGCTGTGGGCGACTGCATGCACCGCGGCAGCACCGACGACAACGACCCGGACCTCGAGGTCGTGGACTGCGGTGACACGAAGGCGCAGTACAAGGTGCTGGCCAAGATCGAGGGCAACTTCTCGGGCATCACGGCCCAGAGCAAGTGCGAGGCCGAGGCCAAGGACTTCGAGTACGTGTACACGGAGACCAACGGCAGCAAGAGCTTCCTGCTCTGCCTGAAGGACAAGTAG